Proteins encoded by one window of Salvia splendens isolate huo1 chromosome 5, SspV2, whole genome shotgun sequence:
- the LOC121805440 gene encoding cleavage and polyadenylation specificity factor subunit 1-like, which translates to MIVLKAAEASTGLTAPAEDSTFRAAAASRIESSYIVGLQDLDMKHVKDFIFIHGYIEPVVVILHEHELTWAGRVAWKHHTCMVSALSVNTTLKQHPLIWSAMRFTL; encoded by the exons ATGATAGTCCTCAAAGCAGCTGAG GCTAGCACTGGTTTAACTGCACCTGCAGAGGACAGTACTTTCAGGGCAGCTGCTGCATCTCGAATTGAATCATCGTATATTGTTGGCTTACAAGATCTTGATATGAAGCATGTTAAAGATTTCATCTTCATCCATG GTTATATTGAGCCTGTTGTGGTAATTCTTCATGAACATGAGCTTACATGGGCGGGTCGGGTTGCTTGGAAACATCACACTTGTATGGTTTCCGCACTCAGCGTCAATACAACATTAAAGCAGCATCCGCTCATATGGTCAGCCATG AGGTTTACTTTATGA